In the genome of Abyssalbus ytuae, the window ACTCGAAGAAGTGATGTTGGATTTAAATAATAAAGGCATTACAGTTTTAATGGTAGATATCAAGTCTCAGCCAAAATATCTGATGGATAGTATAGATATTATACCCGACCTTATATCAGAAGATCATATTTTTAGTTCCTTTAAAGAATGTACAACGTGGATTAAAAACAATGTAGAAGATAAATATTAATTTAAAAAAATATAATTTATTATGAATTTAGAGAATGTATTTAACAACAACGAAAAGTGGATAAAAGAAAAATTAGAAGTCGATTCTAATTATTTTGAAGAGCTTGGTAAAGGGCAAAGTCCTGAGCTGCTTTATATAGGTTGTTCAGACAGCCGTGTAACTGCCGAAGAGCTTATGGGGTTAGGTCCCGGCGATGTATTTGTACACCGTAACATTGCCAATATGGTTATCAGTATAGACCTTAATGTTATGTCGGTAATAAATTATGCGGTAGACCATTTAAAAGTGAAGCATGTAGTTGTTTGCGGGCATTATGCCTGCGGAGGTGTAAAAGCTGCCATGCAATCGGCCGATCTGGGAATATTAAACCCCTGGCTAAGAAACATTCGCGATGTATACCGCCTTCATAAAAAAGAATTAAGCAATATTGAAGATGAAGAAAAAAGATACGACAGGCTGGTAGAATTAAATGTACAGGAACAATGCGTTAATTTAATTAAAACAGCAACTGTTCAAAAAGCCTTTAGAGACCGCGGATTAAAAGTTCACGGATGGGTATTTGATGTACATACCGGAAAATTAATAGATTTAAAAATTGATTTTGAAGGTATATTAAAAAACATTATGGAAATTTACCACCTCGATTAAAATTCATACGATACCTTTAAACCTCGCAGGTTTTAAAACCTGCGAGGTTTTTATTTATTGTCGGAATCATATTAAATTAACCACTACCTGAAAACCAATACTGTAAATATGCGTTTTGCTTCCTTCCAAAGTTTTTAATGCGGGTATAAACTCACTGTATAAACCTATGGCATGCCTTTCGTCTAAATTATAAAGTACATCTCCTGTTAATATTCCTGTTATAGCGTTGTTTTTTATAGACGGCTCATCGGAAAACTCTCCGTTTCTTAAATGAGCAGCCCCGGCACTAAGTAAAAAGTCAAAGTCCGTTCTCTCTTCAAATTGCCATACAAATTGCACAGCAGTTTTAAAGTAAGTTAACTTCTCCGTCATAGACTGCGAAAAGTTTACCTGTAACCCATAATGATAACTTATCATCCGTCGGATAGTGAAATTTAATTCAGTAAACTGAAAATCGTTTATATCTTTAGAACTATTTAATGACCCCCTAAAATGCGGATGCCACGACTGGGAATATAAACTACAACTAAGGAGGCAACAAATAGCTATTAACAGGAATGTTTTCATTTATCTTTTTTTATTTAAGCCCCTGCAAAATTTCTGTAATTGAAATAATACAAACTATCAGGGTTATTTCATTTTTCAAAAAATATTTAAAATAATCAGCAGCATTTTTAGAGGTAGGTCTTCACCATTCAAAAACTGAACAAAGAAATTTGCAGTAAGAATACCCTATGCATCATCTCCGCCTCTTAAATTAAAAAGCCTCTCATCACGTTAACATTTTTCAAACTCATTTTGGCTTTCTGTATCAGGAAGTTCAAAGAATTGCTATCAAATCTGGTGTGATAGCCATTAAAAAGGGGCTGGATGTCAATTTTCCGGTTTCAACAGGTGGTCTTCCACATGCTCTCACTTCAAATTTTGTGCAGAGCAAAATCTCTTATCTTTTCTCAAACAACCCCCATCTTTTCCATGTCAATAAAATCAGCGAAAGGGTTAATGATTGATTCATAACTGTAATTAAGAAAAGTTTTTATTTGAAACCTGTATTTTTCTTGATATGATAAATTCTAAAAACCGATAGATTGATTTGTCTGTGCACCGGATAAACCAGCACTAAACCCAATACCTGTTTGAATTGTGGTTTTAAACAAATGTCTCACGGCATTTTTTTCATTTCATAATACATTGCCAGCAGGGCCGGATTATTGATGGGAAATCGTAAATTATCAACATTTTGAAATGGTAGATGCACTATGTTTTATGTCATAGTTTTCACAACTTAAATCCCAATTATCAGGCTGTCTTACAACATCAATTTCCATTCTACTTATTTTTCCCACAACTCAAAGATACAATTAATTCAGTTCCGTTGAATGTTTGCTTTTACAGTATTTTTCCCCTATTAGCTGCAAGTTCCCTTGTTTTATCCTCTTTTTTGCAGCAAGACACCAATACATAAAATAAACTGTAATATGACGGATTTAACTAAAAATTCTACTTTTTACTTTAAAAAACACAGAATATATTCTCAAAAAAATCAGTACATCATTAACAAGATTTTAAAAAATAAGCAGCTAAAAAAATTTCGTAGTTATCTATTTAACAGAATATAGTTAGAAATTTAACACTTTATGCTTATTATTCTTATAAAATATAGCTACGAAACAACTATTTCGTAACTAAAAAACAGCAAAAACATAAGTATAAAAGTAAAAACCCCTGCCTAAGGCTTAATAAAAACATAGTTACAAAACAAAAAACTTCTAGTTATAAAAATAAAATTCCCTAACTAGGAAATAAACATTTTGTAGTTACAAAAAATATTTTTGTAAGCACGAAAAAAAATTTCGTAAGCACAAAATTGAAAAATATACAGGTAAAAACTTTACGGAAAGTAAGGGAAAACCTTAATAAATTACGGGATGGCTTTTTGAAATTTTAGGATGGAAATATTGAAAAGGATGAAGTGGAAATTAAAACTCCGGGGTAATTGAAAAAGGCAGAAGCTTTAAGGGAGGTAAGGAGGGTAAACCTGCTGTTACCTTTACTGCCGTATGCAGCTACTGCTTTTTGATTATTAACAGGAGGGTTTGTTATTTCCTGTGGAATAGTATGGCTGTAACGGCCGTAACCCATGCCTGTTGAAAAGGATTCAACAACAAAGGTACTTACGGAAAAAGTCCTGTCAATAAACATCTTTTTATAGATGAAGTTGTAATGAATTGCCCTGTGAAAGCTAACAGTAATAAGTTTGTTTATGAATAAGGGAATAAAGAAGTATAAGAGGTATGAAAGATAATTCACTAGAAACCTGCCGGCATTATAGCCGGCAGTCCCAGAAGCGTTTAGCTTATCAACAAGAGGGTATTCTTTGTTCATACTGGGGAGTAAGATACTTTTTAATTAAAAAAGGCCAAAGGAATGGGGGTACACAAAAGGTTACGGAATAGACGATTTACAGTTTTTGAGTTGCGATTTGAAAGATGGATGACAGATGTTAGGTTAATTTATGTATTTGTCGATTTGTTGATTTAACACTTCAATATAATGCAGAATTTTTGTGCTTCTAACTTTTAACTTCGTACTTCATTACACTTCTTCCTCCTGCCCTTCTTTTAGAACCAATTTAAAAACAAAAGCTCCTATACTTTTTACCGGGTGGTATAGTGCGGAATTTTCTATAGTTTCTTTTTTTATAAACTCTACCGTATTATTGGTTTTATCAAAAAAAACTAAAACCGCCCCCAAAATAACCGCAAATTTTAATCCTCCAAAAACTGCTCCTAAAATTTTATTTAATATCCCCAAAGAAGCAAAATCTGCAATTTTGGTTAATAGTTTTCCAGCCAGCGAAACCGTTATTATTATAACTACAAAGGTAATGGCAAATGCGGCCAGGTTAATATATTTCTCCTCCCAGTTTACCCGGGATGAAAGATAATCGCCTACAAAATATGAAAAATGAATAGCACCATATACACCTACAATTAACGCTACCAGTGAAGCTACCTCAACAAAAAGCCCTTTCATAAGGCCCCGCACTGCACCATAAAGTATTAATCCACCCAGAATTATATCAATAAAACCCATTTATCAATTCATTTTAACAAATATAATTATTTGATCTTTCTATTTTTGTGTCCTTATTAATATTCTATGTCCAGAGACGAAAAATTAAAAGAAAGATGGGAATTACTGGTAGGTAAACTTTCAAACCAGTTTGCAGATGGCGACAGTTTGGAACTGGATTCAATAATATACTTAATTGGGGTTCAGGAACTGGGTAAATTGCACCGTTCTTTTAAAAAAGATGAAAAAATAAACCTGATGCATATAGCTATTTGCCGTTTGCTGGAACCTTACGGTTATTATGAATTTGACTTTTTTGACGAGGAAGGATGGCCACATTATACTGTAAAAGAACAATTACCCCCACTTAAAGCTGGGGAACAAGCTGTTTTAATGAAGGAGGCTATTGTAAATTATTTTATAGAAAAGGAGTTTATTGATTAACGGGCCTGTCACCTTTTTTAAGTATTGTTTTTTTACCTCCTGCCTTATAGTAAGTGCTTACCGAAGTTTTTCGGTCTCCCCGGTTGCGGGTATATACCTCTACATGTAAATGTGCCCCTGTGGCCCAGCCTGTTTTACCACTGTATCCTATAAGGTCTCCCCTTTTTATTTTATCTCCCGCCTTCACCAAAGCTCCGTTTTTCTTTAAATGTGCATATTCGGCAAAACTATGGTCATCATGTAAAACGGTAATATAATTAGCCATTTTCAGGCATTCATCAGAAGGGCAACCCACATTGGAGTCTTCTTTTACATCTACCACCAGGCCCTCTCTTATAGCGTACACCCCCGTTCCTTCGTTCATGGTAAAGTCTAGGGCTCTGACTCCCTGATGAGATACATTGCCAAAATACCCCTGTGATACAACATAGGAAGCTCCTTTTTTAAAAGGGAGGTTATAAATATAATGGTCGTTATGCCTGGCATTAACATCTCCCATAAAGGAGTTGGTTTTAAATGAATACCCGTATTTTTTAAGTCCCGGTTTCATTTTTATTGTAAGAAGCAGGATTTTTGATTTTCCTGCAACAACTTCAGCCACGGGCAATTTTTTATCAGAAGTAAACCCGGTAAGCGCAGCATCAATAGTAACGGTATAGGGAGCATACGATTTATTTTCTGCATATACAAAAACCTTATCCTCTGCCCTTTCGCTATTAATAATAAGGTCTTCATTTTGTGAAAACCCTGTACTTAAAGTCAAAAAAAGAAAAAATAACGGTAATATTTTCATTTTTATAAGCATAAACCTTCTCATTAGAGAAATAAATTAAATTCAAAGAGTAAAAAATTATAAATTTGTCCTCTCAAAATCAATGCCGAAATTATTTAGCAGGGCAATTTACAAATATTTGAAAATGATTGACAAGATTAAGGAGCATATTGAAGAGGTTGAAAAATTTAAAGCTGAGAGTAAAGAAGCCATAGAATCTTTTAGAATAAAATACCTGGGTAAAAAAGGAATATTAAATGATTTTTTTGCCGAGTTTAAAAATGTGCCGGTTGAACTTAAAAAGGAATTCGGACAAACTATAAATAAACTTAAAGAAGCTGCTACAGAAAAAGTAACTTCTTTGAAAGAAGAGCTTGAAAGCAAGGTTGAAGAAAAAGGCATTTATGGTGATCTTACCCGTCCGGGGGAGATAATAGAACTGGGTGCCCGTCATCCTATTTCCATAGTAAAGAACCAGATAATCGATATTTTTTCACGAATAGGGTTTAATGTATCCGAAGGCCCTGAGATAGAAGACGACTGGCATAACTTTACAGCTTTAAACCTTCCTGAATACCATCCGGCACGTGATATGCAGGATACGTTTTTTATTCAAACCGATCCGGATGTTTTATTACGTACCCATACCTCATCAGTACAGGTAAGGTATATGGAAGAAAACAAACCTCCCATACGCACTATTTCCCCGGGAAGAGTTTACAGAAATGAAGCTATTTCTGCCCGGTCACATTGCTTTTTCCACCAGGTGGAAGGGTTATATATTGACAAAGATGTATCGTTTGCCGATTTAAAACAAACCCTCCAGTATTTTACTACCGAAATGTTTGGCAAATCTAAAATAAGGCTTCGCCCTTCATACTTCCCTTTTACCGAGCCTAGTGCCGAGGTTGATGTGTATTGGGGCTTAAACAACGAAATTGATTACCGTATTACTAAAGGTACAGGATGGCTGGAAATTATGGGCTGCGGTATGGTAGACCCCAACGTTTTGGAAAACTGCGGGATTGACTCCAAAGAATATTCCGGTTTTGCTTTCGGTATGGGAATAGACCGTATTGCATTATTACTTTACCAAATTCCCGATATAAGAATGTTAAGTGAAAACGATATCCGGTTCCTCGAACAATTTAAAAGCACCCTGTGAAAAAAGATATAGAAATTCCTGTTTCAACAGGGGTTTACATAGCCATTGCACATGAATGGAATGAAGATTTTCTGGCAAGGGAATGGAATTCTTACCTCATTAATGACAATGAGTTTGATATTGAAATGGTGCTTATTGTTACCAAAGGATATACAGATGAAGTAAAGACTTCAACCATGCGGCATGGTATTGGTAAAGTTAAGGCCAGATCATTCACCAAAATAGAAATGATTCAGGAAGAAGTTCTTAAGCTAAATAATGAGTTTTATGTAACATACTTTCACAATAATAAATTGTTTGAAAAGAAGTTTTTTATTGAAAAAGATTCGTTTTTTAGTAAAAGTTTACAATCTGTTCCTTTTCTTGAAGAAGAAGGCATTATTTTAACATAATCCATCAAAATTATTTATCCCCTAATTTTACACCGTTGATTTTGAATATATTTTAATCTGACGGCTTCTTAATTGCTTAATTATCATAGGATTAGTATATGGTTTTAATTAATTTTAATAACCTTTAAAACTTTTCTTATGAAACTTTCTAACAACAGCCGCAGAGAATGGTTAAAGAAAGGGGTGTTATCTGTAGGTGCTCTTGCACTTACTCCCCATGATATCTGGAGCCATAGAGTAAAAATTGCCAGGGAACACAAATTGCCTTTTGTATTTGAGGCTTCCACCTTCAGTGAATATACTCCTCCTGTAATCCCCGATCTGGATAGCTTAAAAGCCAGGCTATTGTGGAATGAAAATCCTTACGGTCCGTCGCCAAAAGCTGCTGAAGCTTTTAAAAATGCCGTAGAAAAAGGCAATCATTATTCGTGGAATACTTTAAATGCCTTAATTCAGAAAATTGCTGATAAAGAAGGCGTAAATATTAATCAGATAATGATGGGGCCCGGTTCATCAGACCTGTTAGAAAAAACAGCCTTACTTCACTTTATGAAGGGAGGTAATATTGTTACCGGAGACCCTTGTTATATGTCGCTGGTACACGTTGCAACAGCAACCGGTGGAAAGTGGAAGCCTATAAAGCTCACCAGTAGATATGAACACGATCTTAAGGCCATGGAAAAAGCCATAGATAGTGAAACAAAAATGGTTTACATTACCAACCCCAACAACCCGACTGCCACTACTACCCCGGCAAAAAAACTTTACGAATTCTGTGAACGGGTATCCGAAAAAGTTCCTGTGTTTATTGATGAAGCTTACCTCGAATTGTCTGAAAACGGTTTGCAGGACAGTATGGCGCCTCTGGTAGCTAAAGGAAAAAATGTATTTGTATCGCGTACTTTTTCAAAAATTCACGGAATGGCAGGCTTGCGTATCGGATATATGTTAGGAAATGAAGAAGAACTGAAAAAAATCAATGCAATTACACGCGGAGGAATGGGTATAACCGGGCCTTCAATTATGGCCGCTTCTGCCAGTATGGACGATAGCGATTTTCTTTCTATGTGTAAAATGAAAATAAAAGAAACACGTGAGTATACCTTTAACCTTTTAAAAAGCAAAAACATTCCTTATATGCCTTCTGAAACCAACTTTATTATTTTTCCTGTGGATATGGAGGGCGACGAGTTTTTACAAAAAATTTACGACAGAAAAATTGCAGTACGCATGTTCAAATTCTGGGATAAAAACTGGTGCAGGGTGAGTATGGGTACCATGGATGAAATGAAACTGTTTGCTGAAGCAATTAACGAAATAATTGTTTAACATTATGGAGATGGCCATAAGCAAAACTCTTGTTTTTTTAACCTTTATTCTTATTGGTGTCCTGCTTAAATTTAAGTTCAATAAGAAAGAAGAAACCGATGGTATAAAAAAAATAATCCTTAACCTGGCCCTACCTGCCACAATTTTTGTTTCACTACTGGAAATTGATGTTAATCTTGAATTTCTCTTGTTACCCGTTTTAGCCCTGGGTTTGAATATTCTTTTGTTTTTTGCTTCACCTGTAATTGTGAAAATTTCAGGAATACCAAAAAATTCTTCTGCATCCAGAACAGCAATGATGCTTCTTCCTTCATTAGCTCCCGGTTTATCATGTTTTCCTTTTGTACTGGAATTTTTAGGTTCAGATTCACTAGCAGCGGCAGCCATGTCAGATCTGGGAAATAAATTATTTGTCCTGGTCATTTTATACCTCATCGCTATGCGTTGGTTCTATAAAAATGTACAAACAAAAGGAGTCAACAATACCAGGGGTGAAAAAGTGCGTTCCCTTTTAAAACAATTAATAACCGAACCTGTTAATATGGTTATATTGGTGGCTGTTGTACTGGTAGCACTGGATATAAAACTGGATAATTTCCCTGTGTTTGTAAAAAATACGATAGAAGGACTGGCAATAATAATGACTCCTTTAATACTGTTATTTATAGGGTTGGCACTAAAAATTAAAAAAAATGAATTAGGAGTAATTCTTTCCCTTCTGGTATTCAGGGCTGGTTTGGTATTGGTTATAATTGGGTTATTTGTATTATTAGCTGACATTACCGTTGAAGAAAATATCCTTCTGGCGGCAGCTTTTTCACTTAGCGCCTGTAGCTTTTGGCCGTTTATGCATATCTCATACGTAGATTATGCAGAGAATAAACTGAAGATTAAAGAAAAAACTTTTCATCTTAAATTTGCCCTGGCTATTTTAGCTTTTTCTCTTCCACTTTCTGTTATACTTATTCTTCTTATTTTAAGTAGTGGCAGTTATTTTGCCAATCCTCTCAGACTTATCATTTTTGGCAGTGCTTTGCTAGTCGTTTCTGCATTACTTTCATTGGTAAAAAAAATATCTCTTGGCAAATTTTCAGCCAACATATCCTTGCAACAAGAAATAGCCGGCGATAAATAGTTTTGTATTAAAATTTGAAAGGCTTTTAATTATTTTGTTTTGTCAAATTCAAGCTAATTTCCTTAAAAAAGAGGTTAGGTCCCCTTCTTCCGGAAAGACAAAAACTTTTTCAGATAGTTTTAAGAAGATGACAACGAATTCTGTTCTTGTAAAATCCTCAATTTTATGATGGTATAATTGATTTTTATTCAATTTAACTGCTTATTTTTTTCATTTTATTAATTAACAAATCATTAACTCTTTTTTGGTTCGTTTTGTTCCGAACTAAATTTAATTTTGATTTCATTTTTTATATAAAATATTTATGTCTTCAGATGAAAATTTAATCAAACAGAAAAAAAGACTTATTGAAGAAATGGGAGTATATTTTGAAAGCTCTGGTGCTATGCCTCCTCTTTCTGCACGAATTTTTGCTTATATGGTAGTAACCGGAAACAAAGGAGTTTCTTTTGATGATATTTTAGAAGAATTACAAGCCAGTAAAAGTTCTATTTCCACCAACTTACAACTTTTGCAATCAAATGGCAGAATAAACTATTATACCAAGCCCGGAGAAAGGAAACGGTATTTTAAAATTGATGACAATCATATAATAACCCGTATTAACGAAAAAATAGATGAATGGGAAAAGGAAAAAGTACTTCATTTAAAAGTGTTGGACTATAAAAGAACCATTTTAAAGAAAGAAAACAAACCAGAGGAAAATGAGAAGAGTATTTCCTTTAATACAATTTATCTGGACCATATTGAAACTATGATAACAAGTCTTTATAAGTTAAAAACAAATTTTTTACAAATAATTAATCAACAATAATGAAGCTATATAAAT includes:
- the pheS gene encoding phenylalanine--tRNA ligase subunit alpha, coding for MIDKIKEHIEEVEKFKAESKEAIESFRIKYLGKKGILNDFFAEFKNVPVELKKEFGQTINKLKEAATEKVTSLKEELESKVEEKGIYGDLTRPGEIIELGARHPISIVKNQIIDIFSRIGFNVSEGPEIEDDWHNFTALNLPEYHPARDMQDTFFIQTDPDVLLRTHTSSVQVRYMEENKPPIRTISPGRVYRNEAISARSHCFFHQVEGLYIDKDVSFADLKQTLQYFTTEMFGKSKIRLRPSYFPFTEPSAEVDVYWGLNNEIDYRITKGTGWLEIMGCGMVDPNVLENCGIDSKEYSGFAFGMGIDRIALLLYQIPDIRMLSENDIRFLEQFKSTL
- a CDS encoding permease; this translates as MAISKTLVFLTFILIGVLLKFKFNKKEETDGIKKIILNLALPATIFVSLLEIDVNLEFLLLPVLALGLNILLFFASPVIVKISGIPKNSSASRTAMMLLPSLAPGLSCFPFVLEFLGSDSLAAAAMSDLGNKLFVLVILYLIAMRWFYKNVQTKGVNNTRGEKVRSLLKQLITEPVNMVILVAVVLVALDIKLDNFPVFVKNTIEGLAIIMTPLILLFIGLALKIKKNELGVILSLLVFRAGLVLVIIGLFVLLADITVEENILLAAAFSLSACSFWPFMHISYVDYAENKLKIKEKTFHLKFALAILAFSLPLSVILILLILSSGSYFANPLRLIIFGSALLVVSALLSLVKKISLGKFSANISLQQEIAGDK
- a CDS encoding GbsR/MarR family transcriptional regulator; its protein translation is MSSDENLIKQKKRLIEEMGVYFESSGAMPPLSARIFAYMVVTGNKGVSFDDILEELQASKSSISTNLQLLQSNGRINYYTKPGERKRYFKIDDNHIITRINEKIDEWEKEKVLHLKVLDYKRTILKKENKPEENEKSISFNTIYLDHIETMITSLYKLKTNFLQIINQQ
- a CDS encoding carbonic anhydrase, giving the protein MNLENVFNNNEKWIKEKLEVDSNYFEELGKGQSPELLYIGCSDSRVTAEELMGLGPGDVFVHRNIANMVISIDLNVMSVINYAVDHLKVKHVVVCGHYACGGVKAAMQSADLGILNPWLRNIRDVYRLHKKELSNIEDEEKRYDRLVELNVQEQCVNLIKTATVQKAFRDRGLKVHGWVFDVHTGKLIDLKIDFEGILKNIMEIYHLD
- a CDS encoding pyridoxal phosphate-dependent aminotransferase — its product is MKLSNNSRREWLKKGVLSVGALALTPHDIWSHRVKIAREHKLPFVFEASTFSEYTPPVIPDLDSLKARLLWNENPYGPSPKAAEAFKNAVEKGNHYSWNTLNALIQKIADKEGVNINQIMMGPGSSDLLEKTALLHFMKGGNIVTGDPCYMSLVHVATATGGKWKPIKLTSRYEHDLKAMEKAIDSETKMVYITNPNNPTATTTPAKKLYEFCERVSEKVPVFIDEAYLELSENGLQDSMAPLVAKGKNVFVSRTFSKIHGMAGLRIGYMLGNEEELKKINAITRGGMGITGPSIMAASASMDDSDFLSMCKMKIKETREYTFNLLKSKNIPYMPSETNFIIFPVDMEGDEFLQKIYDRKIAVRMFKFWDKNWCRVSMGTMDEMKLFAEAINEIIV
- a CDS encoding CvpA family protein, with product MGFIDIILGGLILYGAVRGLMKGLFVEVASLVALIVGVYGAIHFSYFVGDYLSSRVNWEEKYINLAAFAITFVVIIITVSLAGKLLTKIADFASLGILNKILGAVFGGLKFAVILGAVLVFFDKTNNTVEFIKKETIENSALYHPVKSIGAFVFKLVLKEGQEEEV
- a CDS encoding M23 family metallopeptidase; this encodes MKILPLFFLFLTLSTGFSQNEDLIINSERAEDKVFVYAENKSYAPYTVTIDAALTGFTSDKKLPVAEVVAGKSKILLLTIKMKPGLKKYGYSFKTNSFMGDVNARHNDHYIYNLPFKKGASYVVSQGYFGNVSHQGVRALDFTMNEGTGVYAIREGLVVDVKEDSNVGCPSDECLKMANYITVLHDDHSFAEYAHLKKNGALVKAGDKIKRGDLIGYSGKTGWATGAHLHVEVYTRNRGDRKTSVSTYYKAGGKKTILKKGDRPVNQ